ttagggtcgttgtcctgttggaaggtgaaccttcgccccagtctgagcttctgagcgctctggagcaggttttgatcaaggatgtctctgtacttttccctgttcatctttgcctcgatcctgactagtctcccagtccctgctgctgaaaaacatccccacaggatgatgctgccaccaccttgcttcaccgtagggatggtgccaggtttcctccagacatgacgcttggcattcaggccaaagagttcaatcttggtttcatcagacaagagaatcttgtttctcatggtctgagagtctttagatgccttttggcaaactccaagcgggctgtcatgtgcattttactgatcATTCtttctggtcactctaccattaaggtctgattggtggagttctgcagagacggttgtccttctggaaggttctcccatctccacagaagaactctggagctctgtcagagtgaccatcaggttcctggtcacctccctgaccaaggcccttctcccctgattgctcagtttggccaggtggccagctctaggaagagtcttggtggttccaaacttcttccatttaagaaaaatggagtccactgtgttcttggggaccttcaatgctgcagacattttttggtaaccttccccagatctgttccttgacacaatcctgtctcggagctctacggaccatttcttcgacctcaaggcttggtttttgctctgacatgcactgtcaactgtgggaccttatatagacaggtgtgtgcctttccaaatcatgtccaatcaattgaatttaccacaggtggactccaatcaagttgtagaaacatctcaaggatgatcaatggaaacaggatgaacctgagctcaatttcgagtctcatagtctCATAAattttgccattatggggtattgtgtgtagattgcagaggatttttatttatttaatccattttagaataaggctgtaacgtaacaaaaatgtggaaaaaagttaAGGGATCGGGAaatactttcagaaggctctGTAAAAAAGGATGatccatgactagaatacagtatttacatatgaagtgggtaaaatagtatgtaaacattgAAGTGACCAGTGTCCAATGTCTCTATATACATTGGGGCAGCAATCTCTAAGGTGCAACCATAGCAACCCTCCAGAACTTGAGTTACAACCCCGCCCCCAAATAGGGTTGCACAGTTCTGGAACATTTCCTCGTGCTCTAACCCTGCATGTTCCTTCCAGACACCAGGTATCCTCCAACCAGGGAACTTTGGAAAAATGTCAAGAGATTTTCTTTAACCGCCCCGACACAGTTCCCCCGGACATTAAGACCTCAGACTTACTAAGCAGAACTCTTCGAAGGATATCCTGCCGTCTCCGTCCTTGTCTGCGTTGATGATGGTCTTGTCCACGATCTGCTGGAGCTGAGTGTCCTTCAGGTTGTTTCCAACCATCATCTTCAGCACCTGGAAGAGCTCCCCGTTGGAGATGTAGCCATCCTTGTCCATGTCGTAGATCCGGAAGGCGActggaggggaggagatggggaggtagagggaggggtggagagggagggagaggggtggagagggagagacaggggtggagagggagggggggagagggagggaggtaggagagagggggaaggagagaggggaaaagggtcagggagaaagaggggggtgagagaaagaagtggaggagggagagagaggggtgggagaggggtagagggaaaggggacagggagggagagggggtgggagaggggtcagggagaggggggtgggagaggggtagagggagaggggtcagggagggagaggggttgggaaaggggtcagggagggagaggggtagagggaaaggggtcagggagggagagggggtggcagagggagaaagaggtggAGGGGGAAGAATGCAGGAATGTGTGTGTAAATAGACAACAATGGTTTGAACACAGAGCTTTGGTTTGGTGTTTTGGAGAATGCGTCATCATTAATGCCATCAGGCATTCTGTTTTCTACTGTGGCGACTGGAGGAGGGGATGGAAGCAGCAACGTGTGTAAATACAGAATAAACAACCACATAGcgcttttgttttgtctttgtagtACACATCGTTTTAACTTTGTATGGTGAAACGGTGTGTAGATGGAGAGGAAGTagtggagatggagaggaagtAGTGTAGATGGAGAGGAAGTagtggagatggagaggaagtagtggagatggagaggaagtagtggagatggagaggaagtagtggagatggagaggaagtAGTGTAGATGGAGAGGAAGTAGTGTAGATGGAGAGGAAGTAGTGTAGATGGAGAGGAAGTagtggagatggagaggaagtagtggagatggagaggaagtAGATTTGTCTACTTACACCGAAGCTTTGACTCCTTGTCCCCCTTGACACTGAACTGTGAGACTCCCTCGATGAATTCTGATGGGGGGGTAGAGATGGTTTAGAGTCAGACTTTATATGACTGCTTGTATGCAGCCTATGCTCGACTTTTTAAATGCACTATGGGAGTGATCACATGCAAATGCGGTACTTTATGCATGCATAAGTCTAATGAACATCTCTCTTTGTAAACACAACAGCAGACTACTACTTGGGGCTAAATTCAATCCCATCGCACCTTTTCGGGCTTTGCATCTTTTAGAACGCAGCATATGTCGGATCAATCGCAAATGACCTTTAAACATCAATCACGCTATATAACGTGGATCTTCAGCGGTCCGGATTGAATCTGGGCCTAAGGTGATCTAGTTGTGACTGTCCTGTGTTCAGGTGATCTAGTTGTGACTGTCTTGTGTTTAGGTGATCTAGTTGTGACTGTCTTGTGTTCAGGTGATCTAGTTGTGACTGTCCTGTGTTCAGGTGATCTAGTTGTGACTGTCTTGTGTTTAGGTGATCTAGTTGTGACTGTCTTGTGTTCAGGTGATCTAGTTGTGACTGTCCTGTGTTCAGGTGATCTAGTTGTGACTGTCCTGTGTTCAGGTGATCTAGTTGTGACTGTCCTGTGTTCAGGTGATCTAGTTGTGACTGTCCTGTGTTCAGGTGATCTAGTTGTGACTGTCTTGTGTTTAGGTGATCTAGTTGTGACTGTCTTGTGTTCAGGTGATCTAGTTGTGACTGTCCTGTGTTCAGGTGATCTAGTTGTGACTGTCTTGTGTTTAGGTGATCTAGTTGTGACTGTCTTGTGTTCAGGTGATCTAGTTGTGACTGTCCTGTGTTCAGGTGATCTAGTTGTGACTGTCCTGTGTTCAGGTGATCTAGTTGTGACTGTCCTGTGTTCAGGTGATCTAGTTGTGACTGTCTTGTGTTCAGGTGATCTAGTTGTGACTGTCTTGTGTTCAGGTGATCTAGTTGTGACTGTCTTGTGTTCAGGTGATCTAGTTGTGACTGTCCTGTGTTCAGGTGATCTAGTTGTGACTGTCCTGTGTTCAGGTGATCTAGTTGTGACTGTCTTGTGTTCAGGTGATCTAGTTGTGACTGTCCTGTGTTCAGGTGATCTAGTTGTGACTGTCCTGTGTTCAGGTGATCTAGTTGTGACTGTCTTGTGTTCAGGTGATCTAGTTGTGACTGTCTTGTGTTCAGGTGATCTAGTTGTGACTGTCCTGTGTTCAGGTGATCTAGTTGTGACTGTCTTGTGTTCAGGTGATCTAGTTGTGACTGTCCTGTGTTCAGGTGATCTAGTTGTGACTGTCCTGTGTTCAGGTGATCTAGTTGTGACTGTCCTGTGTTCAGGTGATCTAGTTGTGACTGTCTTGTGTTTAGGTGATCTAGTTGTGACTGTCCTGTGTTCAGGTGATCTGGTTGTGACTGTCCTGTGTCCAGGTGATCTAGTTGTGACTGTCCTGTGTTCAGGTGATCTGGTTGTGACTGTCCTGTGTTCAGGTGATCTAGTTGTGACTGTCCTGTGTTCAGGTGATCTAGTTGTGACTGTCTTGTGTTCAGGTGATCTAGTTGTGACTGTCCTGTGTTCAGGTGATCTAGTTGTGACTGTCCTGTGTTCAGGTGATCTAGTTGTGACTGTCTTGTGTTCAGGTGATCTAGTTGTGACTGTCCTGTGTTCAGGTGATCTAGTTGTGACTGTCCTGTGTTCAGGTGATCTAGTTGTGACTGTCCTGTGTTCAGGTGATCTAGTTGTGACTGTCCTGTGTTCAGGTGATCTAGTTGTGACTGTCTTGTGTTCAGGTGATCTAGTTGTGACTGTCCTGTGTTCAGGTGATCTGGTTGTGACTGTCCTGTGTCCAGGTGATCTAGTTGTGACTGTCCTGTGTTCAGGTGATCTGGTTGTGACTGTCCTGTGTTCAGGTGATCTGGTTGTGACTGTCCTGTGTTCAGGTGATCTAGTTGTGACTGTCCTGTGTTCAGGTGATCTAGTTGTGACTGTCTTGTGTTCAGGTGATCTAGTTGTGACTGTCCTGTGTTCAGGTGATCTAGTTGTGACTGTCCTGTGTTCAGGTGATCTAGTTGTGACTGTCCTGTGTTCAGGTGATCTAGTTGTGACTGTCCTGTGTTCAGGTGATCTAGTTGTGACTGTCTTGTGTTCAGGTGATCTAGTTGTGACTGTCTTGTGTTCAGGTGATCTAGTTGTGACTGTCTTGTGTTCAGGTGATCTAGTTGTGACTGTCCTGTGTTCAGGTGATCTGGTTGTGACTGTCCTGTGTCCAGGTGATCTAGTTGTGACTGTCCTGTGTTCAGGTGATCTGGTTGTGACTGTCCTGTGTTCAGGTGATCTAGTTGTGACTGTCCTGTGTTCAGGTGATCTAGTTGTGACTGTCTTGTGTTCAGGTGATCTAGTTGTGACTGTCTTGTGTTCAGGTGATCTAGTTGTGACTGTCTTGTGTTAAGGTGATCTAGTTGTGACTGTCCTGTGTTAAGGTGATCTAGTTGTGACTGTCCTGTGTTCAGGTGATCTAGTTGTGACTGTCTTGTGTTCAGGTGATCTAGTTGTGACTGTCCTGTGTTCAGGTGATCTGGTTGTGACTGTCCTGTGTCCAGGTGATCTAGTTGTGACTGTCCTGTGTTCAGGTGATCTGGTTGTGACTGTCCTGTGTTCAGGTGATCTAGTTGTGACTGTCCTGTGTTCAGGTGATCTAGTTGTGACTGTCTTGTGTTCAGGTGATCTAGTTGTGACTGTCCTGTGTTCAGGTGATCTGGTTGTGACTGTCCTGTGTTCAGGTGATCTAGTTGTGACTGTCCTGTGTTCAGGTGATCTAGTTGTGACTGTCCTGTGTTCAGGTGATCTAGTTGTGACTGTCCTGTGTTAAGGTGATCTAGTTGTGACTGTCCTGTGTTAAGGTGATGTAGTtgtgacttagaatatgtggacaactataaatacctaggtgtctgattagactgtaaactctccttccagactcacattaagcatctccaatccaaaattaaatctagaatcggcttcctatttcgcaacaaagcctccttcactcacgctgccaaacataccctcgtaaaactgactatcctaccgatccttgactttggtgatgtcatttgcaaaatagcctccaacactctactcagcaaactggatgcagtctatcacagtgccctccgttttgtcaccaacgccccatatactaccctgtatgctctcgttggctggccctcgctacatattcgtcgccaaacccactggctccaggtcaccaCTGACCTGaccaagtctttgctaggtaaagctccgccttatctcagctcactggtcaccatagcaacacccacccgtagcacgcgctccagcaggtatatttcactggtcaccatagcaacacccacccgtagcacgcgctccagcaggtatatttcactggtcatccccaaagccaacacctcatttggccgtctttccttccagtgactggaacgaattgtaaaaatcactgaagttggagtcttatatcttcctcactaactttaagcgtcacctgtcagagcagcttactgatcgctgcagctgtacatctgtaaatagcccatccaaccaactacctacctcatccccatatttgtttttgtttttctgctcttttgcacaccagtatttctacttgcacgtcttcttctgcacatatatcactccagtgtaaattgctaaattgtaattacttcgccactattggccaatttattgccttacctccttacttaatttgcacacactgtatacatatctttctattgtgttattgactgtacgtttgtttatcccatgtgtaactctgtgttgtttttgtcgcactgctttgctttatcttggccaggtcgcagttgtaaacagaacttgttctcaactggcctacctggttaaataaaggtgaaataaatcaaaaagAGAGAGGCATGAAGATAAATGAATCATATATAGAGCGATTTATTTAAATGAAAGCCTACAGGTTGAATGCATTATAACGCCATCATTCCAATGCATTGTGAGACTTGTCATGAGCATGATTGATGCCTGATTATTTAATGTAATAATTAAGATCACGTTAATCATCAACTAAACGTCGACTTCCGCTttatcccaacccctctgaaagACATACATATAccgtttaaaagtttggggtcacttagaaatgtctttttttattttttatttaactaagcaactcagttaagaacaaaatcttattttcaatgacggcctaggaacagtgggttaactggtctaggaacagtgggttaactggtctaggaacagtgggttaactggtctaggaacagtgggttaactggtctaggaacagtgggttaactggtctaggaacagtgggttaactggtctaggaacagtgggttaactgccttgttcagaacgacagatttttacattgtcagctcagggattcaaccttgcaacctttcggttactacaacagctctaaccactaggctacctgtctctaaccactaggctacctgtctctaaccactaggctacctgtctctaaccactaggctacctgtctctaaccactaggatacctgtctctaaccactaggctacctgctctaaccactaggctacctgtctctaaccactaggctacctgtctctaaccactaggctacctgctctaaccactaggctacctgtctctaaccactaggctacctgtctctaaccactaggctacctgtctctaaccactaggatacctgtctctaaccactaggctacctgctctaaccactaggctacctgtctctaaccactaggctacctgtctctaaccactaggatacctgtctctaaccactaggctacctgctctaaccactaggctacctgtctctaaccactaggctacctgtctctaaccactaggctacctgtctctaaccactaggctacctgtctctaaccactaggatacctgtctctaaccactaggctacctgctctaaccactaggctacctgtctctaaccactaggctacctgtctctaaccactaggctacctgtctctaaccactaggctacctgctctaaccactaggctacctgtctctaaccactaggctacctgtctctaaccactaggctacctgtctctaaccactaggctacctgtatctaaccactaggctacctgctctaaccactaggctacctgtctctaaccactaggctacctgtctctaaccactaggctacctgtctctaaccactaggatacctgtctctaaccactaggctacctgtctctaaccactaggatacctgtctctaaccactaggctacctgtctctaaccactaggatacctgtctctaaccactaggctacctgctctaaccactaggctacctgctctaaccactaggctacctgtctctaaccactaggctacctgtctctaaccactaggatacctgtctctaaccactaggctacctgtctctaaccactaggctacctgtctctaaccactaagctacctgtctctaaccactaggatacctgtctctaaccactaggctacctgtctctaaccactaggctacctgtctctaaccactaggctacctgtctctaaccactaggctacctgctctaaccactaggctacctgtctctaaccactaggctacctgtctctaaccactaggatacctgtctctaaccactaggctacctgctctaaccactaggctacctgtctctaaccactaggctacctgtctctaaccactaggctacctgtctctaaccactaggctacctgtctctaaccactaggatacctgtctctaaccactaggctacctgctctaaccactaggctacctgtctctaaccactaggctacctgtctctaaccactaggctacctgtctctaaccactaggctacctgctctaaccactaggatacctgtctctaaccactaggctacctgtctctaaccactaggctacctgtctctaaccactaggctacctgtctctaaccactaggctacctgtctctaaccactaggctacctgtctctaaccactaggatacctgtctctaaccactaggctacctgtctctaaccactaggctacctgtctctaaccactaggatacctgtctctaaccactaggctacctgctctaaccactaggctacctgtctctaaccactaggctacctgtctctaaccactaggctacctgtctctaaccactaggctacctgtctctaaccactaggctacctgtctctaaccactaggctaccgctaggctacctgctctaaccgctaggctacctgctctaaccgctaggctacctgtctctaaccactaggctacctgtctctaaccactaggctacctgtctctaaccgctaggctacctgctctaaccgctaggctacctgctctaaccactaggctacctgtctctaaccactaggctacctgtctctaaccactaggctacctgctctaaccactaggctacctgctctaaccactaggctacctgccctaaccactaggctacctgctctaaccactaagctacctgctctaaccactaggctacctgctctaaccactaggctacctgctctaaccactaggttacctgctctaaccactaggctacctgctctaaccactaagctacctgctctaaccactaggctacctgctctaaccactaggctacctgctctaaccactaggttacctgctctaaccactaggctacctgctctaaccactaggctacctgctctaaccactaggctacctgccctaaccactaggctacctgctctaaccactaggctacctgctctaaccactaggctacctgtctctaaccactaggctacctgctctaaccactaggctacctgctctaaccactaggctacctgtctctaaccactaggctacctgctctaaccactaggctacctgtctctaaccactaggctacctgctctaaccactaggctacctgctctaaccactaagctacctgctctaaccactaggctacctgctctaaccactaggctacctgctctaaccactaggttacctgctctaaccacaaggctacctgctctaaccactaggctacctgccctaaccactaggctacctgccctaaccactaggctacctgctctaaccactaggctacctgctctaaccactaggctacctgtctctaaccactaggctacctgctctaaccactaggctacctgctctaaccactaggctacctgtctctaaccactaggctacctgctctaaccactaggctacctgtctctaaccactaggctacctgctctaaccactaggctacctgtctctaaccactaggctaccttgctctaaccactaggctacctgccgtccctctaTTACATATATGGTGTTTTGTTGTTCTATTTATTATGTTAATCTGGTGGGAAATCACCTGAACACAAGGCTATGCACACATATTGATATTTGATATTTGTTTTGATACATTTACCTTAACCCAGAACAATTTATAATGGAATTTTTACGTTTTACTGGTGAAGAAATGCTTGGGCCTAACTATGTCTTTGGATTTAAGATCAATTGCTGAAATCAAGGCCAATAGTATCAGACCAGTGACGTCGGTGTTGGTAAATGGGTCCATTGTCCTCCTGTCTGACAATGGCCATGGGTGACCTAGACCAGGACTTTCTGTCTGATAATGGCCCAGGGTGACCCAGACCAGGACTTTCTGTCTGATAATGGCCCAGGGTGACCTAGACCAGGACTTTCTGTCTGATATTGGCCCAGGGTGACCTAGACCAGGACTTTCTGTCTGATAATGGCCCAGGGTGACCCAGACCAGGACTTTCTGTCTGATAATGGCCCAGGGTGACCCAGACCAGGACTTTCTGTCTGATAATGGCCCAGGGTGACCTAGACCAGGACTTTCTGTCTGATATTGGCCCAGGGTGACCTAGACCAGGACTTTCTGTCTGATAATGGCCCAGGGTGACCCAGATCAGGACTTTCTGTCTGATAATGGCCCAGGGTGACCTAGACCAGGACTTGCTGTCTGATATTGGCCCAGGGTGACCTAGACCAGGACTTTCTGTCTGATATTGGCCCAGGGTGACCTAGACTAGGACTTTCTGTCTGATACTGGCCCAGGGTGACCTAGACCAGGACTTTCTGTCTGATAATGGCCCAGGGTGACCTAGACCAGGAGGTTCTGTCTAataatctctggagagacctgaaaatagctgtgcagcgacgctccccatccaacctgacagagcttgagatgatctgcagagaagaatgggagaatcttcccAAATAcgtgtgtgccaagcttgtagcgtcataccttgaggctgtaatcactgccaaaggttcttcaacaaggtactgagtaaagggtctgaatacttatgtaaatgtgatatttccccccccaaaaaaacttgtttttgctttgtcattatggggtattgtgtgtagattgatgaggggaaaaaacgatttaatccattttagaataaggctgtagcgtaacaaaatgcgGAAATGCACTGTGTATTCACAGGttggagaggttggagcagggaACTGCCACACCGGGCGCCGTGGAtcagttgttgtggggggttaagtgtcttgctcaagggcacaacggcaggcAATGACATCTACGATTTGATACCAGCAACTCTACAGTTGGCATCTCATTTCCCTCCAGATTTTCCCCGTCAGACCCAGGATTCGAATTCGCAACCTTCCAGTTGCAAGCTCACCTCTCAAACCAGCCTATTATATAGATATtattaatatataataatattctGCCATTTTAGCATTCAAAGTGTAGAGTACTCTGTCTCTAGCCTGGGTGCGTGCCAGTCTGTTCCATATGGAATAGgaaaaagcacaaacagatctgggaccaggctactatgGCTCTGGCTTACCCTTGAAGTCCACCTCTCCGTTTCCATCGGTGTCGAAGATGTCGATGACCCTCTGGACCAGCGGGTTCTGCTGGAGTTCTGGCAGGGACATGAACTCCTCCACGCTAAGAGATCCAGAGTTATCTAGGTCCAGTTTCTTAAACCTCTTTCCCAGACGCTTAATCTCATCAGCATcgactggaggagagagagagagagagagagagagagagagagagagagagagagagagagagagagagagagagagagagagagacagagacagagacagagacagagacagagacagagacagacagagagacagacagagagacagacagagagacagagagagagacagagagagagacagagagagagacagagagacagagaccaggcAGTTAGGTAAACGTACAGTACACATTGGGAGCGGAGAGGTTCCATTACAGTTAGGTCATTTAACTGgcagaccctcttatccagagggacttacatTCAACCAAGGTAGGCAAGAgcaagacaaccacatatctcggTAATTGCAAGTAGAAATGTCCTCAATAAACCAGTATCAGCTTACCTAGATCTCCTGGAATATAGACATGCAACACATTAACACATGCATGTTTAGACACCCAGCAAACCTTGTACCCACATACACAATGACTACTGACTTCCTCCCTACCTACACAGACCTGATGATAGAGGTACATACACAATGACTACTGACTTCCTCCCTACCTACACAGACCTGATGATAGAGGTATGTAGACGAGGACTACTGACTTCCTCCCTACCTACACAGACCTGATGATAGAGGTATGTAGACGAGGACTACTGACTTCCTCCCTACCTACACAGACCTGATGATAGAGGTATGTAGACGAGGACTACTGACTTCCTCCCTACCTACACAGACCTGATGATAGAGGTATGTAGACGAGGACTACTGACTTCCTCCCTACCTACACAGACCTGATGATAGAGGTATGTAGACAAGGACTACTGACTTCCTCCCTACCTACACAGACCTGATGATAGAGGTATGTAGACGAGGACTACTGACTTCCTCCCTACCTACACAGACCTGATGATAGAGGTATGTAGACGAGGACTACTGACTTCCTCCCTACCTACACAGACCTGATACACCAACAGACCTGATACACCAACAGACCTGGTACACCAACAGACCTGATACACCAACAGACCTGGTACACCAACAGACCTGATACACCAACAGACCTGGTACACCAACAGACCTGATACACCAACAGACCTGATACACCAACAGACCTGATACAGACCTGGTACACCAACAGACATAAGCCCTGTAATAACATAGATACTAACTACAATATAAGCTTATTCAGACACACCATGATAACGTGACCCAGTatactgaccccccccccccccccccccgcctcatTAAATGAGAAGAAGGAAgtaaagcagtggaactggctttgaggtctaGATTTGAGGACCCAAAGCGATACCTTGTTACTCCATACTTAAAATGTCTTCTCTAAACCATTTGTGTGTTTAAGTCTGGCTCATACCACTATGGCTGCATTAACACAGGCAGACCAATTATAATATTTATttccccactaattggtcttttgaccaatcacatcagatcttttcacaacAGATCTTTTACAGAGCTGATCTGATcagtcaaaataccaattagtgaaaacAAAGTTCAGAGTTgagctgcctgtctaaacacagcctTATGAGGTGTCATAACTCAAGAGCTATCAGAACAGACATAGCTgtacacactagaggtcgaccgattatgatttttcaacgccgataccgataccgattatcggaggaccaaaaaaagac
The nucleotide sequence above comes from Salvelinus namaycush isolate Seneca chromosome 35, SaNama_1.0, whole genome shotgun sequence. Encoded proteins:
- the LOC120030074 gene encoding calcineurin subunit B type 1-like, which codes for MGNEASYPLEMCSHFDADEIKRLGKRFKKLDLDNSGSLSVEEFMSLPELQQNPLVQRVIDIFDTDGNGEVDFKEFIEGVSQFSVKGDKESKLRFAFRIYDMDKDGYISNGELFQVLKMMVGNNLKDTQLQQIVDKTIINADKDGDGRISFEEFCLVVGGLDIHKKMVVDV